In Agarivorans gilvus, one genomic interval encodes:
- a CDS encoding GtrA family protein, whose protein sequence is MSAFIQRLLGLRIVRYGLTGGIATLIHFSLALLVLAQWPQAFALANLLGFSLAFLFSYWVQTCWVFENQLSLANALRFLLVQLTALCLSVWLSSQLNQFHNIIKVGVVIVLLPALTFVIHRFWTFSRTESS, encoded by the coding sequence ATGTCGGCATTTATTCAGCGCTTACTCGGCTTACGCATAGTGCGTTATGGGCTTACCGGCGGTATTGCCACCCTAATTCACTTTAGTTTGGCTTTATTAGTATTAGCCCAATGGCCGCAAGCCTTTGCCTTAGCCAATTTACTGGGTTTCAGCTTGGCGTTTTTGTTTTCTTACTGGGTGCAAACTTGCTGGGTATTTGAAAACCAACTTAGCTTGGCTAATGCACTGCGCTTTTTGCTGGTACAACTCACAGCACTGTGTTTATCAGTTTGGTTATCTTCGCAACTGAATCAATTTCATAATATTATCAAGGTGGGAGTGGTGATTGTGCTGTTACCCGCACTTACCTTTGTTATCCATCGCTTTTGGACCTTCTCTCGAACAGAGTCGTCTTAA